One genomic region from Salvia hispanica cultivar TCC Black 2014 chromosome 2, UniMelb_Shisp_WGS_1.0, whole genome shotgun sequence encodes:
- the LOC125208547 gene encoding LOW QUALITY PROTEIN: UDP-glycosyltransferase 90A1-like (The sequence of the model RefSeq protein was modified relative to this genomic sequence to represent the inferred CDS: inserted 3 bases in 2 codons) produces MAPLSSKPHIVVFPFMSKGHTIPLLHLTHLLLHRGLATVTIFTTPSNLPFISQSLAATTTTTDLSIVALPFPQNIPGIPTGAESTDKLPSMSLFIPFVRALELIQPSFEKELEKIHARVSCIVSDGFLHWTLASASKFGIPRLSFYGMNYYAMAVSRDAAMNGLLSAHESDSEAVPLVRFPWIQITRKDFDAPFNQRDPXGPHMDFIIQCTTATQNSFGLLVNTFYELEPIYADYFNSDCKPRSWSIGPLSLTKLPKSLGFDEKKKPWMEWLDRRHGPVLYVAFGSQVQIPPAQLQEIALGLVSAEVSFLWVAKKSEMNELEVETKRGLVVTEWVDQEEILEHPSVRGFLSHCGWNSVLDGICAGVPILAWPMMAEQGLNAKMVVEEIKVGLRVETVDGKAKGFVSAESLRRGVRELMEGGKGGEVXGKAKEIATAAIKATSEGGSSWNALNRLIDEIQKQKQINGFKSF; encoded by the exons atgGCTCCTCTATCTTCCAAGCCTCACATAGTAGTGTTCCCCTTCATGTCAAAGGGCCACACGATCCCCCTCCTCCACCTCACtcacctcctcctccaccgcgGCCTCGCCACCGTCACCATCTTCACCACCCCCTCTAATCTCCCCTTCATCTCCCAATCCCTCGCCGCAACCACCACCACGACCGACCTCTCCATCGTCGCCCTCCCCTTCCCCCAAAACATCCCAGGCATCCCCACCGGAGCCGAGAGCACCGACAAACTCCCCTCCATGTCCCTCTTCATCCCCTTCGTCCGCGCCCTCGAGCTCATTCAACCCTCCTTCGAGAAAGAGCTAGAAAAAATCCATGCACGTGTCTCCTGCATCGTCTCAGACGGCTTCCTCCACTGGACCTTAGCCTCAGCATCAAAATTTGGCATCCCACGCCTCAGCTTCTACGGCATGAACTACTATGCCATGGCGGTGTCCAGAGACGCCGCCATGAACGGCCTCCTGTCGGCCCACGAGTCCGACAGTGAGGCCGTCCCCCTCGTCAGGTTCCCGTGGATCCAGATCACCAGGAAAGACTTCGATGCGCCGTTCAATCAGCGTGATCC CGGTCCTCACATGGATTTCATCATCCAGTGCACCACCGCAACACAGAACAGCTTTGGTTTGTTAGTCAACACTTTCTACGAACTCGAGCCGATCTACGCTGATTACTTCAACAGTGATTGCAAGCCTAGATCATGGAGCATCGGCCCGCTCTCTCTCACAAAACTACCAAAAAGCTTAGGGTTtgatgagaagaaaaaacCATGGATGGAATGGCTCGACCGACGTCATGGTCCAGTTCTGTATGTTGCGTTTGGGTCACAGGTTCAAATCCCGCCAGCTCAGCTCCAGGAAATAGCCCTGGGGCTGGTATCCGCGGAGGTGAGCTTCTTATGGGTTGCGAAAAAGAGCGAGATGAATGAGTTAGAGGTGGAGACTAAAAGAGGACTAGTGGTGACGGAATGGGTTGATCAAGAGGAGATTCTGGAGCACCCGAGCGTTCGGGGTTTCCTGAGCCACTGCGGGTGGAACTCGGTGCTGGATGGGATATGCGCGGGGGTTCCGATTCTGGCGTGGCCGATGATGGCGGAGCAAGGGCTGAATGCGAAGATGGTGGTGGAGGAGATCAAGGTTGGGTTGAGGGTTGAGACGGTGGATGGGAAAGCGAAGGGGTTTGTGAGTGCGGAGAGCTTGAGGAGGGGAGTGAGGGAGTTGATGGAAGGCGGGAAGGGGGGAGAAG AGGGGAAGGCGAAGGAGATTGCTACGGCGGCCATCAAAGCTACCAGTGAAGGTGGATCATCGTGGAATGCTTTGAACAGGCTTATTGATGAGATACAGAAGCAGAAACAAATCAACGGTTTTAAATCGTTTTGA